The DNA sequence TTGGCTTATCCGCCCTGCGGGTAGTACGGCAGCTCGCGTAGGGCGGATAAGCCGAAGGCGCATCCGCCGTAACCAAACCTGGCTGCATCCGCCGCCCCCCCCCAAACTACTTATGCTCAAGCGCCCACTGATACAGGGCGTTTTTTTTCACCCCGGTAATCTTCGCCCCCATCGCGGCCGCCTGCTTGACCGGCAGCTCCTCAAGCAAAATACCCATCACCCGCTCGGCCTCGGCATCCAGTGTACTGTCCGAACGGGTTGAGGCGCCCGCCACCATCAGCACAATCTCCCCCCGCTGCTGATTGCTGTCCGCCCGAACGAACTCCACCAACTCCGCCAGCGGCGCCAGCCGAATGGTTTCAAAGGTTTTGGTCAGCTCACGGGCGATCACCGCCTCCCGGTCGCCCCCCATTACCTCGGCCATGGCCTCCAGGCAGGCCAACACCCGATGGGGCGCCTCGTAGAAGATCAGGGTGCGCGACTCGGCCGCCAATGCCTCCAGCCATTGGCGGCGGGCATTCACCTTGGGCGGCGGGAACCCTTCGAAAGAAAAGCGATCTGAAGGAAGGCCCGATGCACTGAGCGCCGCGACCATGGCGCAGGCGCCCGGTACCGGCACCACATCCAGGCCGCGCTCGCGCGCTGAGCGCACCAGCCGATAGCCGGGATCTGACACCAGTGGTGTACCGGCATCGGAGATCAGCGCCACTGACTCCCCGGCGGCCACACGATCCAGGATCTTTTCGGTGCGCTCACTATCACTGTGGTCGTGGTAAGCGATGCAGGGGGTGGATATGGAAAAATGTGACAGGAGTCGCGCACTATGGCGAGTATCCTCCGCCGCTATCAACGCCACTGATTGTAGAATTTCCACCGCACGGGGTACCATATCGGCCAAATTGCCAATAGGCGTGGCGACAACATACAGAACACCGGCCGCAGCGGTACCCGAACTGCCACTGGATGCCAGCGGGTCTGATGTCGTGTTGGAGGTCATAAACGTGCCTTATCGTCTGGTTGCACTCACATCGTAAGCAGTATTAGTGGAGAACATCA is a window from the Marinimicrobium koreense genome containing:
- the rsmI gene encoding 16S rRNA (cytidine(1402)-2'-O)-methyltransferase — protein: MTSNTTSDPLASSGSSGTAAAGVLYVVATPIGNLADMVPRAVEILQSVALIAAEDTRHSARLLSHFSISTPCIAYHDHSDSERTEKILDRVAAGESVALISDAGTPLVSDPGYRLVRSARERGLDVVPVPGACAMVAALSASGLPSDRFSFEGFPPPKVNARRQWLEALAAESRTLIFYEAPHRVLACLEAMAEVMGGDREAVIARELTKTFETIRLAPLAELVEFVRADSNQQRGEIVLMVAGASTRSDSTLDAEAERVMGILLEELPVKQAAAMGAKITGVKKNALYQWALEHK